CGTATGGCCGGGTTGAACGTGCTTTCTGCGGAGGGCGCGAAGACAGTGCGCCGGCTCGCGCGGGACGCGGATCTGCTGCTGGCCGGCTACGCGGCCGACCGGCTGCTCGCCGTGGGCGCCGGCTCTATCGACCTGCGGGCCGAGAATCCTGGCCTGATCGTGGTCTCGCTCGGACCCTGCGAGGAGGGGCCGTGGCGCGACCTGGCCCTGGACGACCTCACCGCCTACGCGCTTTCTGGCTGGGCGGCGCTCAACGGGCGCCCCGGGCGTGAGCCGTTGAAGGGCAGCGGCTACCAGGCATCGTTCCAGGCCGGTATCGCCGCCTTCATCGCCGCGCTCGGCGCCGTCTTCCACCGCGACCGCACCGGCGAGGGCCAGCACGTCGACGTCTCACTGCTGGACGCGACGGTAGCCAGCTTCGCGCCCGCGCTGCTGGCGGCGCAGTATGAGGGCGAGCCGCTGAAGCCGCGCCCGCCGGACTTCACCGGCGGCCCCGTGCCGGCCGCCGACGGCTACTTCGCGCTCACGCTGAGCCGCGGCCACTTCTGGCGCGACGCGATGAACGAGCTGGGTCTGCCGGAGTTGGCCTTCGACGAACGCTTCTACGAACCCTCCTACCGCCAGCAGCACGCGAAGGAAGTGGCGTCGATCGTGGAGGAGCGGATCGCGCGACGCGGCGCGCGGGAGTTGTTCGACGCGCTCGCGCGGCTGCGCGTCGTCTGCGGCATGGTGCTCAGCGCGGCCGACCTCTACGCGAACGAGCACGTCATCGCCCGCGAGTTCATGCAGCCACTCGCGCGCCCGGACGGCGGCACGCTGCCCGCGCCGGGGGCGCCGTTCCGCATGTCGCGCACGCCCTGGCGCGACGCGCTGCCCTCCGCGCGGCTGGGCGAAGATACGGAGGCGGCGCTGGCGCGGCCGTTTCCTGTCTCAGGTCGGGCGACGCCTCCCGCCGGAGCGAGCGCGGGCGCCGGGTCCGCTCTTGTGTCGGGACCGCGTGGTCCGCTGGACGGCGTGCGCTGCGTGGTGCTGACGCAGGCCTGGGCCGGCACGTTGGCGACGGAGCTGCTCGGCCTGCTCGGCGCCGATGTGATCCAGATCGAGGCGCTGAGCCGCCCGGATTCCTGGCGTGGCGGCTACGGCGGCAGCATCCGCACGGCCCTGCGCGAGGTCCCCACGGCCGTGCATCCCTGGAACTGTTCGGCGCTCTACAACTCGGTGAACCTGAACAAGCGGGCGCTCACGCTCGACCTCTCGCGGCCGGAGGGGATCGAGACGTTCCGGCGGCTCGTGCCCACCGCTGACATCGTGGCCGAGAACTTCACGCCTCGCGTGCTGGGCAACCTGGGCATCGACTACGCCGCGCTGACGAAGCTGCGGCCCGATCTCATCCTGCTCTCGATGTCGGCCTACGGCGCGACGGGGCCGTACGCGCACATCCCCGGCATCGGCGGCACGATCGAGCCGATGTCCGGCATGTCGTCGCTGCTCGGCTATGCGGACGGCCCGCCGCTGAACTCCGGCCAGATGTACCCCGACCCCGTGGCCGGTTACTTCGGCGCGGCGGCGGTGCTGCTGGCGCTGCACCACCGCGAGCGCACGGGCGAAGGGCAGCAGATCGATCTCTCCATGCAAGAGACGAGCATGACCTTCATCGCCGACGCGCTGCTGGAGTACGCGGCGAACGGCCGTGTGCGCCCGCGCATGGGCAACCGCCATCCCACGATCGCGCCGCACAACGTCTATCCGGTAGGAAATGGGAATCA
This portion of the Dehalococcoidia bacterium genome encodes:
- a CDS encoding CoA transferase, which gives rise to MAALDDLRVLDLSTGVAGPFCGRLLAGFGADVLKIEPPGGEEGRGLPPFFDEVEGAERSAFFRWLNAGKRMAGLNVLSAEGAKTVRRLARDADLLLAGYAADRLLAVGAGSIDLRAENPGLIVVSLGPCEEGPWRDLALDDLTAYALSGWAALNGRPGREPLKGSGYQASFQAGIAAFIAALGAVFHRDRTGEGQHVDVSLLDATVASFAPALLAAQYEGEPLKPRPPDFTGGPVPAADGYFALTLSRGHFWRDAMNELGLPELAFDERFYEPSYRQQHAKEVASIVEERIARRGARELFDALARLRVVCGMVLSAADLYANEHVIAREFMQPLARPDGGTLPAPGAPFRMSRTPWRDALPSARLGEDTEAALARPFPVSGRATPPAGASAGAGSALVSGPRGPLDGVRCVVLTQAWAGTLATELLGLLGADVIQIEALSRPDSWRGGYGGSIRTALREVPTAVHPWNCSALYNSVNLNKRALTLDLSRPEGIETFRRLVPTADIVAENFTPRVLGNLGIDYAALTKLRPDLILLSMSAYGATGPYAHIPGIGGTIEPMSGMSSLLGYADGPPLNSGQMYPDPVAGYFGAAAVLLALHHRERTGEGQQIDLSMQETSMTFIADALLEYAANGRVRPRMGNRHPTIAPHNVYPVGNGNQERGNSWIAISAATDERFAALAAAAGHADWASDPRFATAAARKRHEDELDALIGEWTAAQDGFLLEARLREHGVNAAVVRDALKTLTLEQLRQRGLLVEVTHPETGTHLQVAAPWRLSRTPGGVRRYAPRLGEHGREVLTNLLGLGDAAYNRLEALGVAGTEPPA